ATGGTTTTAGCTTCTGGAAATCAAACAGCATATCAGTTGGGATCATTTTAATCGTAATAATTACACTGTGCTACAGTGGCCTTTTACTTTACACCTAACCAAAATTCTGTTGTAGACCTGTTCCAGTAAATCTCTTCTTTGGAATTTGCAATATACATAATCCGAAATTCGATTTTAAAAATTCTAGAAACTTTTTAGCTGACTTCGGACGCTTTAAAAACTTTAATAATTGTCACTCGGCATCTACAAGACCAATATCAATGAGAATTGAGGTTTGAAAAGGGGAAAGTATGGCAAACCTTTCATAACTTTAAATTAGTTTCCATACAAAGGCTATGCTCAAGGTTTTAGCTTTCCAGCATTTAACATTTTTTGACATGCTAACGTATTTTTTAAAGATTTTATATCTTTGGTAGCGTCAGTTCCCAGCCAAATAAGATACTAATAATTGAAATTGTAAAAAAATTACGAAATTACGTATTTTTTAGCAAATCAACCTGTAcattacatatgtatattaccCAGTTTCTGATATATATTGACACTTTGAATAACTAGAATCATAGGTTCAAATATTGGCTACTTTCGCGTACCATGATTTCAAAAGCACTGTGTTTAGCCGCACTGGGATTTCCGCATCACGAATGAAAGAGTGAAATCATGTGGAAACCAGCTCAAATTAACCGTTTGACGATATTTGGGAGTAGATATCTAGTTTTGAAAAATGTCAAAAGATGGTTTTAAGATCCACTAAACCAGATCTACGCGGTACTCAGAGAGTACACGGTTTATATTAGATTCCTATAGACGTAAAGCAAAGAAAGCATTTCCTATCTTAAAAAGTGTACTCTTGATCAGCATTGAAATccgagtcgatagagccaTGTTTAACGTCTAGTTTCCAGAGACTAAAAGAGGTAAAGCAACCAAATTTCAGACTCCTGTAATATCACTCGGAAAAAAATTTATTCTTAAATTTTGCCACGCCCCCTACCGACCCCTCAAAGGAAAAGGTTTGTGACAGAGTCTAAAGAATAATCCTAATTGGCCAGATCTGCTAATCATTATATCCGGAATGAAGAAAATAATTTCCCGCGACTGCTCGAGACGCGACCCTCGTCTCTCTCACACTCGTCCTTTTCTACAGAGTGAAATATAGAGTGTGACATTTTCTACGGTCGGTGCGGTATGGATACAGCTAGAATAGTAGTCATTGGATGGAATGAGGGTACACAAATTTAGAACATAACCAGCGCTCGCTCACTCTAGTTTTTCAAATCTCAAACCAACACAAGTCGTTTTATCGCGCTGCTTCCACCAGAGGGCGCACACTGCAAAAGGAAGAGCGTGGAATAAGTAAGCGCATTGAAGCCGTTGCGTCGCCAATGAattttaatttgttccttccggttataataatgatccgatctagttccagattcggcaatctgtaGATATGATCTCTAGGATTCCGCGTTTTCGCGTATCCTTAAATCCTTCTGGATGCTGGAAATTTTCGTCTTTTTGGGGGGCGGGGAAAAGTTTTGAACacacacttgtaacagtgtgTTACAGGAGTCTGGATAGTCGCTGAGACTGTAGACATAGCTATATCGAcccggctattgatgctgatcaattATATATACTTTACGGTATGCGGTaaggaaacgcttccttctgtgTGATACACACATGCACTTCCACCACTAATCTAACATACTCCTATACTCtttgagtaccgggtatactcgtacatattgGGATACGCGATCTGCTTTATACACGTCCTGCCAAAATCTAAATTTACATATGGATAAACATAACAGTACTAACTGAATACCGGGTATTAGTAGTGTATCGAATAACATCGATTCGACTGGTTTTTGTCTCGTGTAAAATAGATTCAAAAGTTGTAATTTTGTAGCACTGTGTCATTAATAGTGGTCTGCTTTTCCAATCCAAAGTATGGGTTTTTAGGCTCGACCTATCTTTTGCTTGAAATATGGAAATCTTCAAAACTAATCAATTATGATCAAAATGGATATTTTTCGGTAAAAATCGACCTGAGTGACCTAAACATTGATCATACTTTATTTTTTGTCGAGTTTTCAATTAACGTAAAAAGTAGTTGGCACAGAATTTGTGGTGTGTGGATCGATGAAAGCTGTTCCAAAAACGAAGAGAACAAAGAGAAAAACAAGACGTACTATAGAAGCTTAGGAAATGTTTAACGTTAACAAACTGTGTCATTTAAAATGGATACATATCGTTTAATTATTGTTAATTCGGTTGCGGAACCAATGACCATTTGAGCccaaacaaaaataatatGTATGTAACTGTATATTTATATTTGAGTCTTTTAACTGAAGGCGGGATTGAAAATTCTTACACAACTCGGACCAATGGGTAGAATGTTTGATTGTTTTTATTAAAAACGGTCCCATAACAAACCAAAAACTATATATAACAAAGTGAAAGTAAATAAAACACGATCAAGAACAAGAAGCAATTGAATACGTGCAGATTTATTTTCAGTTTAGAGCTATGGTAAGGAAAATATTATTTTGAATTTATTGAAGTAACCACTGAGTCTCTATTAGCGTATCCCCCCTTTGATGCTTTAGCTTCAAAAACTCCACACCTTTCTAAATAATGACTATTCAAATGCTAAGAAATGTCCATGGGAACAGCAAGTTTCATTCTCTCGAGCTCCCAATCATTGACGACTTCTCGAATTCATATTACATCTATACAAGTGTATAAGAAAGTCGAAGTTCAGCTCAGAATAAAAACAAAATCTAACGAGTAGCATACATATATTGATGAGCTTCTGTGCTTAAGGGACTTGACTGACTAATTTCAATTGATCCCAACTAAACCCAGTCCAATCGTCGCCGCCACCTGGCTCTGCTGGCAGCCCGTTTCCATGTCCGTGTGCCCTTAAATAACGagaagaaaataaaacaaattaaaaagtAAAAATGTTGGAGTGAGATAACGAAACAATACTTAGAGACTAAAGAAAGTGACGAAACGAAACTTTTAGAAAGATTTTGGTTACagaattatatttattaattaataactttaatatttaattattaaactaaatacatacatacataatgTATAATATCGTCGTCCTCCGTCAAACCCCGATGCGACTGCGCCGGACCCCAAAAGatacaaacaaacaaaaaccaaaaatataaattaatGCCAAAttgtaaaaaataaatttgtttTTCATATTAAAACATTTAAAATTCGTTAAATGTAGTTTTTATTATGGAGCATCCAGCGAAACTGGACGCCCGCCGCATATGTAGATATATTTACATAAACACTCAGTATCGGAAACGATACGGACTCGAGTCCGTAAACcctatatattttttttcattcatAAAGTTAACGTTGTGCATTTAGAGCTCTAGCCATCGTATCCAACATCAGCATCTGTGTACATTTTGACGGGCTGAGCAGCCAGGCCATTATCGGTCTCCATCATTTCGACATCGCGGCAGGTGGCTGCCTGGAGTTCTCTTCTCACATCGGGCGTGATCTTCGGATGAGATTTTTTCCTGCAATCGGCCAATATGACACTTGCTTGGATTTAAATAATAGTTATCAAAATACTGACTTCAGGAGTTGAATCAAGGCATCCCTTTGCTCGGAAGATATATCGTTCTTGTAGCGCTGGGCAAATGTTAGCAGACTTTGATGCCATAGCACTGGGAGCTCGCGCTTATCGTTTTCGAATCTATTTATGCAGAAAGTTAATTAGTTGAAAAAAATCGTTCCAAGCTGCAATGGAACTTACCTTAGGAAGTGGAAGACAGCCGCATCGACCACGCGATAGGGCAGGGCGTAGCGCTTGTCGAGGAAAAAGCGGATGAATATGGAATTGGCACCAGAATAGCTCATCTCACAAATCTTCAGCAGGCAGGCGGACGAGTGCAGGACGGGTATGGAGTTGCGAGCCACAACACTGCCAAAGATGATGGCCTCGCGCAGGGTGCAATCACCAGACTCTAGCAAGGGCAGAATGATGCCTTTCATGAACGCGGCCGGCTTGAAAAGAGCCCGCTTAAGGGCATTGTAGAGGTGCATGTTCAGCTTCTTGAACTCGCAAAGGTCATCACGTACACGAGGTAACAGAACCAGGTTGTAGAACCTCTGGGCCATTGCCTGCGACAAGACTGAACAGAAGATGCGGGTACCCTGGAACATGGCAGCTGCACTCCAGTTGTGTGGCTCCGTGATAAATAAGATCTGCTCCCAATTTCTCAGCTTGGGTATGATTTTGAAGGCTTTTGGAATCTTGCCACTGCGGTAACGTTTTAACACATCCCTGACACCCTCGTACATTTCCTTTACCTTCGGATCGATCTCTTCGATTTTAAGCGAGCCTGCGTCGGAGATTTTGTTGTGAATATCAGCTTCTTTTTCTTGGATTTTCTGTGCGATAATTTCCGACAGTTGGAGCGTGCGCTTGACGTCTTTAGCCGGGTTCTGGAAGCGCTCGAATGCGGCCACATCGTCATCATCCATATCCATGTCGACCATGAAGTCGGTCTCGTTGACCTCCTCATTTTCATTTGCTTGGCCATCGTCTGAACAGAGACTTTGTTTTTAGTATGTTAAGTTGATCACTAAACGTTTATTGACTTACTCAGACTGAAGTTTACTTTCTTAACAGTGACTAAGCTGGGAAAGTTCTCCTCATTTAATTCCAGCTGTTGCTTCTTGGCAGCCGCCAAAATCTTTTGACTGCTTTTGGCGTCTATGTTCTGCAACAGATATTATTAAAAGACATTCAGGAAGAATGGTCACATAATTCTAGACCTTACCGATGAGTCCTCCTCACGTAAATTGAACTTGCTCTTGGTTTTGGCCTTCGCAACCTTTCCTTCTGTTATCTGTTTTTCCAAGCTTACATTTTTAATTATTGCCACATTGGCCTTCTTCGGCTTGCCCATTTTGCAAAGATTAGAATAACAATATAGGAATCACAATACAATACACGTGCTGCTAAGcaatgaaaacaaaaacattttTTGCGTGTGTGGCAACCCTAGTTCACAGTTGCGTTTTCGATATGTAATATCGATATAACTATCGTATTGGACCAGACTTCTAACTAGTCTGAAGAACACAGACAACGATATACTTGTGTTGCGCTGATAGGCACAAAAGTGCAAAAATTTACTCTAAAGCGCAGAAATATTCCGAATAGACGCACCTGCGATTGAAAAGAACGCAGTTTTTTGTAATCACTATGCTTATTTTGTGTAAAAAACACTAAGTCTTCCTGTAGACGCAAATACTCATGACGAAGTCGTAGTGCTGATAGGGTATTATAAAATTGTTTTGTAAAGTGTATTAGCGCGGAATATATATTATTGAAAATCTTACAATGAAATGTATACGATTTGTATACATTGTagatgaatgatctaaatacGGAAACATGTTTGTACATATTTTTAAATCAGGCGCTCTAAATCACTATCGGTAAATTGAACGTATCGATACTTGTCAGTGCAACTAGTCCCAGTCCCATCCCTATTTCCTCTTCGGGTTCTTTTCCAACCCTGCGCTGGCTGAAAACAGACCTGAGCcgattctttttttttctgcgCTGCCTGCAAACAGACCAACAGTATGAAGGTGTGCTAAAAATTTGTGAAAATTGTGCAATAAACTCGGTGAACATTAAAAAATATTGCGTGAATACAAATGTATTAACACTACAGAAGTGAAATTAACCATTTTCGAATGGAAATCATAAGTGATGCCATTAAAAATCGCAGATAGTTCTCGAGATATCCCGTATTTGTGTATTTGTAAACACATACAGATGTACGTGCATAGCTAATGGTGTTTAactttgtttttttgtgttgcAGCTCAACGTTTCCTATCCCGCTACGGGATGCCAAAAGCTCTTCGAAGTTGTCGACGAACACAAGCTGCGTGTATTCTATGAGAAGCGTATGGGCCAGGTTGTGGAAGCCGATATTCTCGGTAATGAGTGGAAGGGTTACCAGCTCCGTATTGCCGGAGGCAACGACAAGCAGGGCTTCCCCATGAAGCAGGGTGTGCTGACCCACGGTAAGACACTGTCAAATCCCTTAATTCGGCGCTTACTAACTGTCAATAAATGTTTATTTTGACTAGGTCGTGTGCGTCTTCTGCTCAAGAAGGGACACTCTTGCTACCGCCCACGCCGCACTGGTGAGCGCAAGCGGAAGTCTGTGCGCGGTTGCATTGTGGATGCTAACATGTCTGTGCTGGCTCTGGTCGTCATTAAGAAAGGCGAGCAGCATATTGCTGGTTTGACCGACACCACCATCCCCCGTCGTCTGGGCCCCAAGCGTGCCAGCAAGATCCGTAAGCTGTACAACTTGAGCAAGGAGGATGACGTGCGTCGCTTCGTTGTGCGCCGTCCGCTGCCCGCCAAGGACAACAAGAAGGCCACTTCCAAGGCCCCCAAGATCCAGCGTCTTATCACCCCTGTCGTGCTGCAGAGAAAACACCGTCGCATCGCTCTGAAGAAGAAGCGTCAGACGGCCTCCAAGGAGGCAGCCGCAGACTACGCCAAACTGTTGGTGCAGCGCAAGAAGGAGTCCAAGGCTAAACGCGAGGAGGCCAAGCGTCGTCGCTCCGCCTCGATCAGGGAGTCGAAGAGCTCTATCTCAAGTGACAAGAAGTAAATGCAGCAACTGGACTCGCAATCTTCGTTCAAGCACGGCTAGATGATGTTctaagaaaacaaaaaataaagttGTACCCATTTATGTTAATAAATGTGAAAAATGGTATTCATTGTGTTCAGACTCTTTTTTTCCTGTGAAAAATGTGCACGTACAAAGTGAGGCAAAAGAAGCTGAGATGACGTAAAAAAAAGTGATTAAAGTCTGAAGTATTAAATAGAGTGGATTCTTGTGGATGCAGAGACTGGAGTTTTGGTTGTTCATAGGATAGGATTATGGCAATTAAAGCACAGAGGGAAGCAGATTCGACTCTGTAATGCATTGTTGTAACGTTTCAACGTTCGTGCCTCTGGATTGAGAAATAGGAAATACAGATTTGTGTACGGCTGACTAATCCCAGTAGATCCTGCATGTAGACGTAAGAGTCAGGACTCAGTTTCAAAACTTACAGCTACCGGTCTCTCCAATGGTGACGGATCCCTCTAGTATTGCGACGAGGTCATTATTTTTTTGATCCTTCCGTACTTTGTTCTCTCTCATCATTCCATATTCATGAGTTTCCTAATCCATACTAACTTGTTTCTCCTTTATCTTTCTGTCTTTTCTGCTACGATAAAAGTGTAAAGAGATTTGGTGGTATATTCTAAATAAATGCTGCATAAGTACAGGggtgtattagatttgtgatgaaagtggatgtgtgtaacgtccagaaggaatcgtttccgaccccataaagtatatatattcttgatcagcatcaatagccgagtcgattgagccctgtctgtctgtccgtccgtccgtccgtccgtccgtccgtctgtctgtccgtccccttcagcgcctagtgctcaaagactataagagcgagagtaacgatgttttggatccagacttctgtgatatgtcactgctacaagaatatttcaaaactttgccccgcccacttccgcccccacaaagggcgaaaatctgtggcatccacaatttcgacgatacgagaaaactgaaaacgcagaatcgtagaagatgactatatcttctagagtgcaaaatctgaaccagatcgtataattattatagccagaatcaagaaaacaatttcattttttctcgctctgtctctctctaacacacaggtttcatggtcggttttgccaaatgcaaaatatgagttcaaggatctcagataTCCTGAtatcctgtgatatcggaccttgaccattttgtgtcaaaatttcgccacacccccttccgcccccgcaaaggacgaaaatctgaggcatccacaaatctcagagactattaaggctagagtagccaaatttggtacacacactcctttaagatgtcactataaaacgtgtatctcaaaatttcgccctaccctcttgcgcccccacaaagaacgaaaatctgttgcatccacaatattgcagattcgagaaaactaaaaacgcagaatcatagataatgaccatatctatcagattgctgaatctggatcagatcagatcatttttatagccaaaaggaacaaatcaatttgcagtggctacgcagcgcccgacgtcacgctcagactgattttctgtctctctcgcacgcactctttgtcgtgtcgtttaatattagcggcgtctgccggaggagagccatactgacttagtatcgggtataactgtagagttgcggtgtccgcagcaactcacaacgttccccctcgttttcataTGCAGTCTGCAATAAAAACCAAAGCTCTGGGATAAGTTAAATTCCACCTTAAAGTTTATAGATTATTTGTAGGTTCATAAGAACCATTGTTTTAACAAAAACGTTCAATACAGACACATTAGCCTCATAGTATATACTCCTCAGCAGTACATATTCAGGAATAATGCCATCATTTCATTGCTAATGCAAATGCGTTACTTAAATCAGTCAGTCGAAGAATAAATGCATTTTTGAAATACATTCATATGTGCAATGTCAAAAACACAAACGGAAATAATTTGAAAAAACATGGATATGGATAATGCAGCTGTTGCCTGGTCCCAAATATTGCGGAATAATTCTGTAGACAATTCTGGCTATAGAATGTTTGCGATCTGAGTACTAGGCATTAAGGCATTAAATTATAGCTTCTCCCGCATTGAAACTGAAGAGAATAACTCATTGAAATCCAGTCACATGTGTGACATCCTAAGATCCATTTGACTAAGTAACTCTGCAGTGATTATCTGCAGTGATTATTACGTGGGGTAGTCCAAATTTGTCTCATACGTCCTACCAATATTCTATAGCCGAAAATCCGGCAAATATCAATGTCAGATTAAACTGGAGTCTCTTTCCCTTTGGCCAAGTTTTATGTGTTTTGAAAAAGATAATAGTTACAGGGATCACTGATATTTGCGAATGATAATGGATTCGCTAGGACTAGGATACTTGAAACTTTGTGTATTCGTATCGTATTGAAAAAATATTATTAGAAAGTACCAAAAGCCGACCTGCAATCTACTTTGAGGGGGTCTGCGATCATTCCAGAACTATAGCCGACGAATATTATTCAGAGATGAAAAGAACTGCTGGTCCATCCATAAATTCACTAACTACCATGGCAAAAAATCCACAATTTCGGCTAAGAACTGCTACATCTTGTCCAGCATTATTATGAAAAAAAGCCCCTGCGAATATTTTCTGTTTACCAACTTGTTTAAATACAGCGCGGGATAAGAGAAGTCATCACGGAAAGAAAACCTATTTTAAGGGCCTTGAGCAAACCCTATATTTGAAAGGGATACGACAATTGGGAAAACGACTAAATGAATGTTTGATAGACAAATGTTAGGCCAGGCACTTCTGGGACTACCCACGTAATTGAACCTGTTTGCAAATCAAAGCGTGGCGGCCCAAAGAACGGCGAAGCATGTCCAAACGCAGTAAAACCTTCCCACCAACGGCTAAGAATTTGAATCTGCAGCTCTTTTTCTCTTTGCTTGATACAACTCAATGTGAATGTGAAGGAATCCATAGTTTTAGCACTTCATAATCTTGCGTACTATACCCGTACTTAGTCTTAAGATAAACGAAAGAAAGAGCCATCAGTGCTGCATCTGTGGTGTCCTCCCTCTGATGAAAATCAGACCGACTTCGTTTCGTTTTCCATTTCGATCTGGGCATGTATTTATAGGTAGGTATAGGTATAGGTAGGTATGTATGCTGATAAGTGTATAAATATAAACAAATAGAATGTATGTATACAGATTATGTGTATTGAGGTTAGCGACAGTCCGGTCATCATCTTCTTCTTCTATCTAAGTATCGGGGTGATGTTTATCTGTTGGCAGTCTCGCTTGGAATCCCCTCCTCCGATGGAGTTTCGGCGTGTGTTTGGCTCTGGTTCTCAGTTGATTTCGGGGCCGTTGTTTTGTGCTCATAGCTTGCTAATTTGAGCTCCTGATCGGCCAGCAGCTCGAGGAGATCCTCTTGATCCTTTTGGGTGGCCAGAAGCGATTCTTGGGTAGCATCTGCACGCTGTTTTTCGGTCGCGAGCTGCTGGCGTAGGATCTCAATTTCCTTGTTAAGTCGAATGTTCTCAGCAAAGTACATGTTGGCCTGATATCGGGCCGCGTTTAGCTCCTCCTCTCTGGCCAGAGAAGTCTCCTGGCTCTGGACCGGAGTCTGACCTGATGCTCCCAGCTGAGCCTTTAGCAGGGTATTCTGATCAGAGATCTGAGCCCTGAGGGACTGCTCCTCACTCAGCTTCTCCTTCAGTTCAGCATTTTCTTGGCCCAGCTCCTTTGCGGACTGCTGGAGAGTCTGGATCTGAGCATCCATGCCGCGGATGATGCCCTTGTACTGGGACACCAGAGCCGAGGCTTCCGAGCTAAGAGTCAGCTCAGTGAGCTCTATGCCATCTACGTCGAAGCCGCTCACCAGCTTGGCAATCAACGCCTCCAGTCCCTTGTAGAGTTTGCAGTACTCGTAATCGAGCAGGAGCTCGCCGGCAGACTTGGCCCTGATCTGGGCCTGCTTGCAGGCCCGGCTGTAGGCCTCGTGCCGCGAGACCTCGCCCAGCTTGTTGCAGAACGTCTCCTGGCCAATACGCTTGATGATCAGCTGGCTGATGTCCTCGCGTCGCTGATTGGGTAGAGAGTTGTCGTTGAACTGGATGCAGAGGCCCATGAGGAAGGCGCACATTCCCTGAAACAGGAACTCACGCTCGTCATGCTCATTGGAGCAAAGCTGGGCTGTCAGGTAGACCGTGGTGCCCTGCGTCTCCAGCAGAGCTTTCACCGCGCCAGGACAATGGGCTAGCCAGACGCTGAGCAGCATTAGCAGTCCTATTTTGCTCTGCAGGCGAGTCCGTTCTCGCTGCATCAGATTGGTGCACATCTCGAGCAGAGTGTTGGGACGCTGTCCCCCAGTCGGGGCCAGCAGGACGCGAAGCAGTTCCTCCTTCAGTGCCACGTTCTCTACTAGGGTGTGCATGATGGCCACCGAAGAGAACCAGTTTGCCAGGGCATCACTGGAGAAGAGACCGGTGCAGAGCAACTGGCCCGTCGATAAGGAGCTCACATCTGTCGCACTCGATGGGAGCAAGGTCTGCACAACAGTCCTTTGAACGTCCGCGTTCCTGTAGAGATAGCACTCGAAGCAGTAGAGCACGGCACAGCGCAGGGCCAGCAGCTGCTTCTCGTTTATCATGGACATGAGTAGGACCACGATGACTGGCCGGGGCGGATTGCTGGGGGCCATCACACGACTGAGCTCGTGCTGGTTTTCGCGATCGCCGCGGATCACTTCCGCGACGGCGTTGATGGTCTCTGTGAGGATGTCCGCCGGCACACCGCTGCTCATCAGTATTTCGCACAGAGCATTTAGCAGCTGGGACTTCTGCATGACGCGCTGGCAGGCGGTGACAACTTGATGCTGGTTGCTGGGTGTGACCAGGGCGCGCACCACTTGGAGTAGGCAGTGGAAGTTTGACATCTTCTGCGGGGACCAGCCGGCCTCTTCGACTTCCTCAGCCAAGACGAACATGGGGGCCAGCCGCTGGATGTAGCTGCCTTCCTTGAAGAACTGCTGGTTGCTCGAGTTGTTCTTAAGCAGGTTCAGCAGCAGGATAAGACAGTCCTCCACAACAATCCCGCCATCAGAGCAGCCCTCCTCACGGATAATGTCGAACAAACGGTCGAAGGCGTTTTCGAAGGCCACAATTTTCTGTATATTTGAGTTTCCCTTGGTGAGCTCGATGAGGAGTAGAAGAACGTCGTTGCGAATGACCTCCCGGCTGTCCGTTAGTAGGTCCATGAGCTTAGAAACCCCCATAGGGCTTACGAGGACAAGATCTTGCAGCTCTCGAGTCTTGTTTGATATTAGCGAGGTGATCAGCTGAATGGCGGCCCTCCGCACCCGGAAATCGTACTCATCCAGATAGCCCATCACCATAGTGACATTCTCCGGAGTCTTTATAAACATCTCCGTGAACTGGCCGCCGACGTTAACCGAGACAGTGGGGTTGTCTGCCTCCTCGTCGAACTCCTCGCTGGTGACAATGTTACAAAGCGTGTCCAGGGCATAGCTTATAATCTCTGTATCCTGGCCATCGTTTTGGAGGACCTGCACGAGAGGCGGCATGCCCTGGGCGCCGACTTCGATGCGGTACTTGCGCGACAACGCCTTCAGGGCCCGGCAAGCATCTCTGCGGTCCTCCAGCAGCGTAGAAGAATAAACTCGATCCACAAGCTTTTCAACCGTCTCCGCAGCGCTGGGCTGTTGACCTGGCTCCGTGCCGCCTAAGACGGTCTTAATGCCACTTTTCAAGAACTCCATCCACTTTATACCTCAATAAATAGGTTTAAAAGCAGAACTTTTTTTCTTCATTAAGTTCTGACACGTCAATTTATAAAAACAATATTGCAACAATGTTTGCACTACATCAATTGGCACCAGTGTGTACCCCACAATTGATTTATTATTTCGAATGGGTGGCAGCTCTGGTCAATCGAAAATATTTCATTTTGATTTCCAGAAGAAATTAAAATGAATTACCAATGTATAAAATTCTTGCTTCCGAATGCAAAAATTAGGAAATTAATTTTGCCTATATATTTTTTGGCTAATTTAGTTTCATAAAAATCGATAGTTTACTAGCAAAAGTTAAATAATATATCGGTACAACTATCGTTAGTTTGCCATCGCCACTTTTAGcgatatagaacatttagccgtAGAGCAACACTGGCTAATTTATTGTAAACTGGgatgtgtttttgtttgttatgCATTTGTTGCTAACTTAAATTATCAATTAAATGTTTGTGTGTTGTGCCCAGGATGTAAGCCATTCTAATGAGCGCCAACACAAACCCAGAGGGGTGTGCTCGAAGCGCACTCCTCTTCCTGCTGTGGCCCCTTGTCGCCATATTCTTCTCGCTGCCGTCGCAGCCTCTTGTGGCCCAGGCCCAGGTCACAATGTGTCCCAAGAAATGCAGTTGCAAGAACAGCCCGGAAAACATTCACAACCTGCGCGTGCGTTGCGAGGATCAGCAAATTGTCAGTTGGAGAGATTTAGATTTTGGCGAAGAAATGCACAACATAGTCAGCATGTTAGTGAATCCTTTGGCCACAAGGCCCTGCTAATCATAATTGTTATTAACCAATATCTTGTCTTGCAGCAATAGCAGTAAAAACATGATTTCCCACAT
The Drosophila miranda strain MSH22 chromosome XL, D.miranda_PacBio2.1, whole genome shotgun sequence genome window above contains:
- the LOC108156007 gene encoding bystin, which encodes MGKPKKANVAIIKNVSLEKQITEGKVAKAKTKSKFNLREEDSSNIDAKSSQKILAAAKKQQLELNEENFPSLVTVKKVNFSLNDGQANENEEVNETDFMVDMDMDDDDVAAFERFQNPAKDVKRTLQLSEIIAQKIQEKEADIHNKISDAGSLKIEEIDPKVKEMYEGVRDVLKRYRSGKIPKAFKIIPKLRNWEQILFITEPHNWSAAAMFQGTRIFCSVLSQAMAQRFYNLVLLPRVRDDLCEFKKLNMHLYNALKRALFKPAAFMKGIILPLLESGDCTLREAIIFGSVVARNSIPVLHSSACLLKICEMSYSGANSIFIRFFLDKRYALPYRVVDAAVFHFLRFENDKRELPVLWHQSLLTFAQRYKNDISSEQRDALIQLLKKKSHPKITPDVRRELQAATCRDVEMMETDNGLAAQPVKMYTDADVGYDG
- the LOC108164836 gene encoding 40S ribosomal protein S6, which gives rise to MKLNVSYPATGCQKLFEVVDEHKLRVFYEKRMGQVVEADILGNEWKGYQLRIAGGNDKQGFPMKQGVLTHGRVRLLLKKGHSCYRPRRTGERKRKSVRGCIVDANMSVLALVVIKKGEQHIAGLTDTTIPRRLGPKRASKIRKLYNLSKEDDVRRFVVRRPLPAKDNKKATSKAPKIQRLITPVVLQRKHRRIALKKKRQTASKEAAADYAKLLVQRKKESKAKREEAKRRRSASIRESKSSISSDKK
- the LOC108164591 gene encoding general vesicular transport factor p115 — protein: MEFLKSGIKTVLGGTEPGQQPSAAETVEKLVDRVYSSTLLEDRRDACRALKALSRKYRIEVGAQGMPPLVQVLQNDGQDTEIISYALDTLCNIVTSEEFDEEADNPTVSVNVGGQFTEMFIKTPENVTMVMGYLDEYDFRVRRAAIQLITSLISNKTRELQDLVLVSPMGVSKLMDLLTDSREVIRNDVLLLLIELTKGNSNIQKIVAFENAFDRLFDIIREEGCSDGGIVVEDCLILLLNLLKNNSSNQQFFKEGSYIQRLAPMFVLAEEVEEAGWSPQKMSNFHCLLQVVRALVTPSNQHQVVTACQRVMQKSQLLNALCEILMSSGVPADILTETINAVAEVIRGDRENQHELSRVMAPSNPPRPVIVVLLMSMINEKQLLALRCAVLYCFECYLYRNADVQRTVVQTLLPSSATDVSSLSTGQLLCTGLFSSDALANWFSSVAIMHTLVENVALKEELLRVLLAPTGGQRPNTLLEMCTNLMQRERTRLQSKIGLLMLLSVWLAHCPGAVKALLETQGTTVYLTAQLCSNEHDEREFLFQGMCAFLMGLCIQFNDNSLPNQRREDISQLIIKRIGQETFCNKLGEVSRHEAYSRACKQAQIRAKSAGELLLDYEYCKLYKGLEALIAKLVSGFDVDGIELTELTLSSEASALVSQYKGIIRGMDAQIQTLQQSAKELGQENAELKEKLSEEQSLRAQISDQNTLLKAQLGASGQTPVQSQETSLAREEELNAARYQANMYFAENIRLNKEIEILRQQLATEKQRADATQESLLATQKDQEDLLELLADQELKLASYEHKTTAPKSTENQSQTHAETPSEEGIPSETANR